Proteins encoded by one window of Bubalus bubalis isolate 160015118507 breed Murrah chromosome 4, NDDB_SH_1, whole genome shotgun sequence:
- the LOC102410892 gene encoding olfactory receptor 6C76 encodes MRNRTSVTEFILLGLTDDPKMQAAIFFFLFLTYVLSVSGNLTIIILTLLDSHLKMPMYFFLRNFSFLEILFTSVCNPRFLISILTGDKSISYNACAAQLFFFILLGSTEFFLLASMSYDRYVAICKPLHYTTIMSNKICYQLVGGSWLAGFLVIFPPLTIGLQLDFCDSNIIDHFTCDSAPLLQISCTDTSTLELMSFVLAVLTLMSTLMLVILSYSYILRTILRIPCAQKRKKAFSTCSSHMIVVSISYGSCIFMYVKTSAKEGVALTKGVAMLNTSVAPMLNPFIYTLRNQQVKQAVKDVVRKMFSKH; translated from the coding sequence atgagaaacagaaCATCAGTGACAGAGTTCATCCTTCTAGGTCTGACTGATGATCCCAAAATGCAagctgctatttttttctttttatttctcacatATGTGCTGAGTGTTAGTGGAAATCTGACTATCATCATTCTTACACTGCTGGATTCCCATCTGAAGATGCCCATGTATTTTTTCCTCAGGAATTTCTCCTTCTTAGAAATCTTATTTACTTCTGTCTGTAATCCTAGATTTTTGATAAGCATTCTAACTGGAGACAAATCTATTTCCTATAATGCTTGTGCAGCTcagctctttttctttattcttcttggTTCAACAGAGTTTTTTCTCCTGGCATCTATGTCCTATGATCGTTATGTGGCTATCTGCAAACCTCTGCATTATACAACCATCATGAGTAACAAGATCTGCTACCAGCTTGTAGGCGGCTCTTGGCTGGCTGGATTCTTGGTGATCTTTCCTCCACTGACCATAGGGCTGCAGCTGGATTTCTGTGACTCCAATATCATTGACCACTTCACCTGTGATTCTGCTCCTTTACTGCAAATCTCCTGCACAGACACCAGCACACTAGAACTCATGAGCTTTGTTTTAGCTGTGCTGACGCTCATGTCCACCTTGATGTTAGTAATCCTCTCCTACTCCTACATCCTCAGAACaattttgagaatcccttgtgcccaaaaaagaaaaaaggccttTTCAACCTGCTCCTCCCATATGATTGTTGTCTCAATCTCTTATGGAAGTTGCATCTTCATGTATGTGAAAACCTCAGCAAAGGAAGGGGTTGCTTTGACAAAGGGAGTAGCTATGCTCAACACCTCTGTGGCTCCTATGCTCAATCCGTTTATTTATACCTTACGGAACCAGCAGGTAAAACAAGCAGTTAAGGATGTTGTGAGAAAGATGTTCTCAAAACATTGA